ATCTAAAATTTGTCTCCTCGAAGGTGGATCAAAAATCATTGCCAATGATTCCCTCCAATTTTTCAACCTAACCCAATTCAAATCATTAATAGCTTTATTTGCATTATTTAATTGATCTAAAACTTTTAAACATCTGTTAGGCGATCCAAGAGCAGTATCAATTATTAACCTTTGACCATAATTAGTAAAATATTCGAAAATTTCAGGCGATTCATCCAAACTTCCATTCCACCACAACCAGGAAGGTAATTCATCAATAGATAATTCATCAATTATTTTTAATCCTTTTTCGGATATTGAGGCTGAATCCCCCCTTATAACAACTAAATCCCCGCATATAGGTTGAATAGCGGGTTTATCACTTAAAGGACAGTAAGCGGACACAAAAGTTTGAATCTCTGAATGTTTATTTAACGTTGGCGCTAGAGTTATTAATCTTCTTGGATTCAATGTACTTATTGATGATTCAAAAAATTGTCCTCTAAAGTCTTCAAAGTCTTTATTAGATAAATTCTCCTTCAACAAATTCAATAATTCTTCACTACTAATCGAAGTAGTTATTGGAAGTCCTTGATCTAATATAAATTTTTTAGCAACTTCAATTATCTCTGGACTTAAATTTCCGGTAATTGGTCCATTTACTAAACCTCTTTGAACCAAACATTGTTCTAGCCAAGCAGGCTGCCAGACCATCAATGTAAAAGTATTAGCTCCAGAATTATCTGCATTCTCTGAAATCCATAATTTATTAAGGTAATTAGAAATTTCCTGATAAGGTAACTCTAATGGGGTTTGGAGTGTTAGTTGAGGTTTCATTTTTAAGGTCTACGCCAGAAAATATTATCTTTTGAAAGTAATTGATCAGACTCAGGAGGTCCCCAAGTCATTGATTCATAATTATAAATAGGTAACTTCCAAGGAGAATTATCCATCAATTCTATTAATGGGGTATAAAGTTTCCAGGCTGCCTCTACTTCATCACTTCGAGTAAATAGGGTTGGGTCAGAAAGCATCGCATCAGCTAATAATCTTACATAGCCTTCATCTGATGGTTCTCCAAATGATTCATCATAAGAAAATTCCATCTCAACAGGCCTAGATTTCATTCCAGAACCAGGAGATTTTACCTCAAATTTGAAAGTAGCACCCTCATTTGGCTGAATTCTAAGGATAAGTTGATTTGGGGCAGGATTTATTATTGTTGATTCAAATAAATGAACAGGCACGTCTTTAAAAGTTAAGACTATTTCTCCGAGTCTTTTAGGTAATCTTTTCCCTGTTCTCAAATAAAAAGGAACCCCTTGCCAACGCCAGTTATCAACGAATACTTTTGTCGCAATATAAGTTTCTGTTGTGCTATTACAATTAACACCATCTTCCTGCCTATATCCTTTGAGTCTATTTAAGATATTTCCTCCCTCTCCATATTGACCTCTTATGCAACAATTCCACGGTTCATTTTCTTCGGCAAGTTTTGCAGCTTGAAGGACCTTAGCTTTTTCATTTCTTATTGCTTCTGGTTCAAATTTTCCAGGAGGTTCCATAGCAGTAACAGCAAGCATTTGAGTCATATGATTTTGCAGCATATCTCTTAAAGCACCAGAGCTTTCGTAATAACCTGCTCTATCTTCAACACCAACCGTTTCAGATGAAGTGATTTGGACACTTGATATGTAATTCCTATTCCAGATTGGTTCAAAAATTGTGTTAGCAAACCTCAAAACAAGAATATTTTGAACTGTCTCTTTACCTAAGTAATGATCAATCCTATAAATCTGACTTTCTTCAGCACAACTTTGGACGATCTTATTCAATTTTTTTGCACTCGAATAATCCCTTCCAAAAGGTTTTTCAATCACTAAACGACTTTTTTTAGGGTCTTCTAAAAGGCCAGCTGCTTTAAGAGCTTTACATCCACTTGCATAGAAATTTGGGGATACTGATAAGTAAAATGTTCTATTCCCATGAGTAGCTTGTGTTTTATCAATTTCATTTAATCTTTTAGAAAGTCTTTCTACATGATCATATTGTTGTAAGTCAACTGGTTCATAGAAAAGATAATTAGAAAATTGTTCCCACTCCCTTTCTTTACCAGATATTTGGTTGGATAGCTTTACTTTCATCTTTTCTCTAAACTCATTATCAGTCCAAGGTCTTCTAGCACAACCAACTATTCCAAATTCGCTTGGAATTCTTCTTTGCAAATAGAGTTCAAATAAGGCTGGTATTAATTTTCTATGAGTAAGGTCTCCACTAGCACCAAATATTACTAAGCATTGTGGAGATATGACTCTTTCCTGCCGTAAACCTAATCTTAAAGGATTACTTAAAGTTGAAGGCATATTTTTAGTATTCTTTTTTTAAAATCCTCCTTTTTTTTAAAATTAGCTACATATTGTGTCTAAACCAAAAAGTATTTAGCAAGAGTAACTTAAATCAAATATTAAAGATTTAGTAAGTTTCCACGTGCCATCTTCCTGCTTTTTTTAGTTGAGGTCTTAATTCTGACCAATTCAACCCTTTTTCCTCAGCAGCCTTTGTCATTGCTTCATCTATTCCAGGCTCCATACCCTTTAATCCACAAAGATATATATGAGTTTTTTCATCTTCAATCATATTGAAAAGCTCATTCGCTGATTCTAAAACTCTGTCTTGAATATACATTCTTCCTCCTTTAGTATTTTGCTGCTCACGGCTAATAGCTTTTGTATATTTAAAATTATTAGGGTAATCAGTGAGATATCTTTGGAGATCTTCTTCATATAACAAATTAGCTGATTTTGGGGCACCCATAAATAGCCAAGCTTTTCCCTTGAAATTCCAATTATTTTTTTCTTTTTCAGTTGCTTCGAACATTCTTCTTAAATAGGCTCTCATTGGTGCTATTCCAGTGCCAGTCGCTAACATAACTATGTTCGCATCCTCTTCATCTGGGAGAAGCATCTCTTTACCTACAGGTCCTGTAATTTTTACTTTATCTCCAGGCTTGATGTCGCATAAGTAAGTGGAACAAACACCATTTATAGTTGCTCCATCTTTTTCGTACTGAAGCTGTCTAACACAAAGAGAAACTGTATTACCTTGAAAATTATCTCCATGTCTAGTGCTAGCTATAGAGTAAAGCCTTAATTTATGAGGCTTTCCATTTGCATCTTCTCCTGCAGGCATGATTCCTATACTTTGGCCCTCAACATAATTTAAGAAAGGATCACTATCTTTAAGGTCGAAAGTAATATGATTTACCCTTCCAATAGCTCCTTCTTTAAGAAGACTGTAATTCTCGATTACTGTACCTTCATATGGTGTTTTAGGCCTATAAATATTTACTGGGACGTCTGCATGTTTTTTCTTCACTACTTTTGTAGCTTCTGTTTTTGGAGCTTCTGTTTTTGAAACAGCGACTTTTTTAGGTTCCACAGCTTTTGACTCAGGTTTTTTTGTTTTTGCATCTTCAACAAATTTTAAAGCTCTTTTATTAAAAGTTGTGAGTATAAAATAAAAAACGGCTATTACTACTGGTATATGAGCTAATCCGCCTGCGATTACTTTTGCTTGTGAATACATTTTTTAGATTTCTTTTATAAAAGATTATCAATTTGTAGTTTAATTTGTAGTGATTTTACAAAAATGGTTACGTTTTGAGATCGGAATAATTTTATGAAATTATTTTTATTTTTCAGTATTTATTGCTTTTATCGGTATAGTTACACAGAAATAATTTTTTATCTAATTAAAAAATTCATTTATGAATAATCCTCAAGAATCAGTAGACCATTCTAAAAGAAATGACTACAGAACAATTGAGCAAACGATGGAAAAGCTTTCTGGAGGGACAAGAAGACTTGCAGCTCAACTTACAACCTCTGCGAGTTTTGATTCTTTGTGGAATGTTTTAACAGATTATGATCGACTAAATCTTTACATACCAAATTTACTGTCAAGCAAAAAAATATATCAAAAGGACAATAATGTGCACCTTAAACAAGTTGGGGCTCAAGATTTTCTTGGGATGAAATTTTCAGCTGAGGTAACTATCGATTTATTTGAAGATAAGGAGATTGGCCTTTTAAAATTCAATTTAATAAAAGGAGATTTCAGAAAATTTGAAGGTAGTTGGAAAATTCAAAATATTAATAATACTTCAAATAATTCATTAATTTATGATCTTACAGTTCAAGGATGTCAATGGATGCCAATAGGGATGATAGAGAAAAGACTAAAAAAAGATCTCTCAGAGAATTTGATTGCCGTAGATAAGCAAGCAAAAGAAATAAGTAAATTAGTTTAAAATTTTAAATAATAGCCCCAAGGGGATTCGAACCCCTGTCGCCTCCGTGAAAGGGAGGTGTCCTAGGCCTCTAGACGATGGGGCCAGGAAATTAGCATAACAGCTTATTAAAAATTAAGAGTAAGGCTAGCCTTTCGTCAAGTATTGTTGCTCTTTGTTTTGTCCTTGCCACACAGGAACTGTAAAATGAAAGCAAGAACCTACTCCAATTTCAGATACAACCCATATTCTTCCCCCATGGACTTGTACTATTCTCCTGCATACAGATAACCCTATCCCAAATCCTGAAGTTCCTTCGGAAGTCTGTGGGAGCCTTACTCTATCAAGAAAAATTCTTTTTTGTTCGCTCATAGGAATCCCAGCACCTTTGTCACAAATTGTTATTTCTACCCATTGATTTGTCTTGTGAATCATTGTAATTTTTATAGACCCTGAGTCTTTAGAAAATTTAATAGCATTTTCAATTAAATTTAAAAATACTTGCCTCATTCTTCTTTGATCAGCGAATACGCTTGGCAGATCAGATGGGATATCAGTATCAATTTCAATATTCCTTAGTCTCCATAATTTTTCCAATTCGAGTATTACTTCAGCACTAATATTACCTAAGTCAATTTTCTGAGGATTAAATAACGCTTCCCATTTTGTTGTTCCAACCTCTAAAAGATCCTGAGATAAGAGTTCAATCTCTTCTAGACGTCTTTTAATTACTTCCTGTAATTTTGAAATATCTATTTGTCCAAGTTTTTGACTTTGAACAGCCAAAGTGGCAGCAGTTAATGGGGTTCTTAGTTCATGCGCAACCATTCTTAATAATCTCTCCTGAGATTCTATTCTTTTTGTTAAAGTCTCATTTTCTTGTCTTAAAACAAGAAGTTCGTCTTCTAAAAGAAATTCTTTTTGAGTTCTAATTGAATCAATTTTGGATGGTTGCAAATTAATTCCCAAGTTTTTTGTTAAGCCTTCTTCTGTCCACCTCGGCAACCATTTTTGGAACTGAGAGAAAATATTACTTCCTGCAAATATTTGCTTTGGAGTCGGTGAAACTTTTATTAAAGCAGGAATGGCAACTAACCTGTGTAATTCTAGTAATTCTGGTTGCTCTGTAGGTTCGGATATTTGTAGAGATATCTCAAATTCACAATCACCTGATTCTAAATAAGCTATCAAGGACTTAATATCACTACTAGAAATTTGATTTCTAGATGCTACAAGTATTAATTTTAGCTCTTTTTTTTCATTCAAATGATTAGCCCTGAAGTGTTGAAAAGCTGTTAATCCTTATAAACACCTTAAGATATTTATTTTTATTCTACAAATAAGCTATGAAATAGATATGACATTTTTATAAATGGTTGTTATTAATCAAAAGAATAATCTAAATTTCGGTGAAAATGATACACCAGAAATTTATTTGAATAGCAATTTAAAAAGATGGTTTTCAAGAAATATTGGATTCTGGAAATCTAATAGAACATATTTTCTTGATCAATTACAAAAAACTTATACCTTATGCATGAATATTGATATACAAGCTCTTGAAAATAAATCTGAATGGGAGTCGCACTATAAATTCACATGGTATCCAGATAAAAAATATGATTTCTTTAAAGAAAATCCCCAGTATAAAGAACGTGGGGAAATGCAAGCATTTTTAAGAGGTCACCAACTTGTAAGGGGTAATTTTTATTTAAGTGATGTCGAAGGGATATCAAATATAAGGCAAGTAGATGAACACGAAATGATTTTTGAATCTTCTTATGAAGATTGGTATATTCTTGAACACACAAGATTAATAGATTCTGATAACTATAGATATAGGGTTATTTATTCATGGAATAATAATAAGCTAAAAATAGTAGAGAATCATCATGAAATAAAAATTATTAAGTAAGTTCTTTTATCAGTTAATTTGAAAACTGAAAATGTTATCTTGTAAAAATATATTATTAGTTAATGAATATTATTTTCAATACAAAAAGAATTATTAAATTGTTAGGTATTAGCCTTATTATACCCTTTACACTTTTTGAAATTAATACATTAAGTA
The Prochlorococcus marinus XMU1411 genome window above contains:
- a CDS encoding glucose-6-phosphate dehydrogenase assembly protein OpcA, which encodes MKPQLTLQTPLELPYQEISNYLNKLWISENADNSGANTFTLMVWQPAWLEQCLVQRGLVNGPITGNLSPEIIEVAKKFILDQGLPITTSISSEELLNLLKENLSNKDFEDFRGQFFESSISTLNPRRLITLAPTLNKHSEIQTFVSAYCPLSDKPAIQPICGDLVVIRGDSASISEKGLKIIDELSIDELPSWLWWNGSLDESPEIFEYFTNYGQRLIIDTALGSPNRCLKVLDQLNNANKAINDLNWVRLKNWRESLAMIFDPPSRRQILDHITDIDIDIAGDHIIQALFLISWISDKLGWSFLRAERYKELTKIDFQRINGEIISASINPLSLGNPSIHLGQVIGLRLISKISEVQKNNTCVILGCESVECMRLEAGGMANMELIEQVVPNSFSTSEYDVSKLLGSSRGNTSPLFENSIKIALQIFNGFNN
- the zwf gene encoding glucose-6-phosphate dehydrogenase: MPSTLSNPLRLGLRQERVISPQCLVIFGASGDLTHRKLIPALFELYLQRRIPSEFGIVGCARRPWTDNEFREKMKVKLSNQISGKEREWEQFSNYLFYEPVDLQQYDHVERLSKRLNEIDKTQATHGNRTFYLSVSPNFYASGCKALKAAGLLEDPKKSRLVIEKPFGRDYSSAKKLNKIVQSCAEESQIYRIDHYLGKETVQNILVLRFANTIFEPIWNRNYISSVQITSSETVGVEDRAGYYESSGALRDMLQNHMTQMLAVTAMEPPGKFEPEAIRNEKAKVLQAAKLAEENEPWNCCIRGQYGEGGNILNRLKGYRQEDGVNCNSTTETYIATKVFVDNWRWQGVPFYLRTGKRLPKRLGEIVLTFKDVPVHLFESTIINPAPNQLILRIQPNEGATFKFEVKSPGSGMKSRPVEMEFSYDESFGEPSDEGYVRLLADAMLSDPTLFTRSDEVEAAWKLYTPLIELMDNSPWKLPIYNYESMTWGPPESDQLLSKDNIFWRRP
- a CDS encoding FAD-binding oxidoreductase, translating into MYSQAKVIAGGLAHIPVVIAVFYFILTTFNKRALKFVEDAKTKKPESKAVEPKKVAVSKTEAPKTEATKVVKKKHADVPVNIYRPKTPYEGTVIENYSLLKEGAIGRVNHITFDLKDSDPFLNYVEGQSIGIMPAGEDANGKPHKLRLYSIASTRHGDNFQGNTVSLCVRQLQYEKDGATINGVCSTYLCDIKPGDKVKITGPVGKEMLLPDEEDANIVMLATGTGIAPMRAYLRRMFEATEKEKNNWNFKGKAWLFMGAPKSANLLYEEDLQRYLTDYPNNFKYTKAISREQQNTKGGRMYIQDRVLESANELFNMIEDEKTHIYLCGLKGMEPGIDEAMTKAAEEKGLNWSELRPQLKKAGRWHVETY
- a CDS encoding SRPBCC family protein — encoded protein: MNNPQESVDHSKRNDYRTIEQTMEKLSGGTRRLAAQLTTSASFDSLWNVLTDYDRLNLYIPNLLSSKKIYQKDNNVHLKQVGAQDFLGMKFSAEVTIDLFEDKEIGLLKFNLIKGDFRKFEGSWKIQNINNTSNNSLIYDLTVQGCQWMPIGMIEKRLKKDLSENLIAVDKQAKEISKLV
- a CDS encoding histidine kinase produces the protein MNEKKELKLILVASRNQISSSDIKSLIAYLESGDCEFEISLQISEPTEQPELLELHRLVAIPALIKVSPTPKQIFAGSNIFSQFQKWLPRWTEEGLTKNLGINLQPSKIDSIRTQKEFLLEDELLVLRQENETLTKRIESQERLLRMVAHELRTPLTAATLAVQSQKLGQIDISKLQEVIKRRLEEIELLSQDLLEVGTTKWEALFNPQKIDLGNISAEVILELEKLWRLRNIEIDTDIPSDLPSVFADQRRMRQVFLNLIENAIKFSKDSGSIKITMIHKTNQWVEITICDKGAGIPMSEQKRIFLDRVRLPQTSEGTSGFGIGLSVCRRIVQVHGGRIWVVSEIGVGSCFHFTVPVWQGQNKEQQYLTKG